From Macaca mulatta isolate MMU2019108-1 chromosome 1, T2T-MMU8v2.0, whole genome shotgun sequence, the proteins below share one genomic window:
- the LOC100499547 gene encoding MTRNR2-like → MAPRGFNCLLLLTSEIDLPVKRRT, encoded by the coding sequence ATGGCACCACGAGGGTTCAACTGTCTCTTACTTTTAACCAGTGAAATTGACCTGCCCGTGAAGAGGCGGACATAA